The nucleotide window GGTTGGCTTCGGCTCTCCGGCCCCAACGCAAGTGACCCTATCCTCATCGAACCCAATTCGTTGAGCGAACCAGAAGACATGGCTGCTGCCCTGGCCGCGGTGGAGCTATGCCGGGGATTGGGAAATAGCCACGCTTTCAAGCCGTTGGTAACGGCCGAGACTGCTCCGGGCGCGCGCAACCGATCAGGGATGATCGACTTTATCCGGCGTTCGGCGGTCACCTACTGGCATCAATCCTGCACAGCCAAGATGGGACGCGACAGCATGTCGGTGGTCGATAACGAGCTCAAAGTGTACGGTATCGCTGGCCTTCGCATCGCAGACTCCTCGATCATGCCTCGCATCACCACCGGCAACACGATGGCGCCTTGTGTTGTCATCGGAGAGCGGGCGGCCGATCTGATCCGGGAAATGCATGGTCTTACGGACTCGAGCGGAGGGTTCAATCAGCCTATATGATGAAGAGATTTATGTGGAGCTCGGCGGCCAGCATACGTGGGCCGCCGAGCATTTTGTAGCAACGGTTTGTATTGGTTCAAGGCGACCAACCTCACGGCACCTGAGCCCCACTCACCGCGACATAGACCGAATAAACCGACCGCGTCGCCGCAATAAACAGCCGGTTGCGTTGGGGGCCGCCGAAGGTGAGGTTGGCGACGGTCTGCGGTACGCGGATCTTGCCGATCAGCTTGCCCGTCGGGTCGAAGCAATGCACGCCGTCGGCGGCACTTGACCAGAGGTTCCCGTTGACGTCGGTGCGGATGCCGTCCGGGATGCCGTTGTCGATCAGGCAGAAGACGCGGCTGTTTGCCAGCCTGATGCCGTCGATCACGTCGAAAGCGCGGATGTGACGCGGCAGGCTCTCGTCGTGGCTTGCGGCCGAATCCGCCACATAGAGGATTGTCTCGTCGGGCGAGAAGGCGAGGCCGTTCGGCTGGATGAAATCCGTGACGACGGCCGCAAGCGCGCCGGTCGTCGGATCGAGCCGGTAGACGTTGCGGGTCTGCTGCTCCGGCTCGGCGCGAAAACCTTCGTAGTCCGACATGATGCCGTAGGTGGGATCGGTGAACCAGATCGTGCCGTCTGATTTCACCACCACGTCGTTCGGCGAATTGAGCCTGGCGCCTTCGAAACGGTCGGCGAGCACGATGATCGAGCCGTCGACCTCGGTGCGGGTGACGCTGCGCGTTCCATGTTCGCAGGAGATCAGCCGTCCCTGCCGGTCGCGCGTATGGCCATTGGTGAAGTTGGACGGTTGCCGATAGACGGAGACGCCGCTCTCGGGCGTCCAACGCAGCATGCGCTGGTTGGGAATGTCGCTCCAGAGCAGTTGGTTCGCGTCGTTGAACCAGACGGGACCCTCCGCCCAGCGGCAGCCGGAATAGAGTTCGTCGAGGCCGGCGCTCGTTACGATCATCTGCCGGAAGCGCGGATCATGGATTTCGTAGATGCTGGCCTCGGCCATGGCGGTCTTCCCAATTATCGCATGCCGGCCCGGCGACCGCCGGCGAGCATGATGACGCTGATGATGATGAGGCCGGTCATGATCAGGCGGATGCCCGCGCCGACCCCGTAGGTGTTGAGCATCGAGACGACAAGGAACATGAAGAGCGATGCGCCCCAGATGCCCGGCACGTTGGAATCGCCGCCGGCGACTGCCGTGCCGCCGATCACGACGACGGCGATCGACATCAGCAGATATTCCGAGCCCATGTTGAGCGCCGCACCGCCCGAGAAGCAGGCGAGCAGATAGCCTGCGACCGATGCGAGAACGGCGCAGAAGAGGTAGGTGACGAAACGCGTGCCGTCGACCGGTATGCCGGCCATGCGGGCTGCCGGCATGCTCTGGCCGATCGCCGAGATCCAGCGCCCGTAGATCGTCTTCTCGAGCAGGAACCAGGCGAGGAGCGAGACGAGGAGTGCTGCGATCGCCACATTCGGCACGCCGAGCGTGTTCGACGTGGTGAATTCCGCCAGCACGCTCGGCGGCTTGATGCGCAAGCCCCGGTTCGTCCAGATCGCCGCGGACTGCACGATGAAGCTCATGGACAGCGTGGCGATGATCGGCGGAATGCGCAGCGCCTTGATGAGCGCATAATTGCCGAGGCCGACGACAAGGCCGATGACGATGGCAACGAGAAGGCCGGGCAGGATCATGCCGTTTTCGACATTCATCAGCTTCAGCGCCACCGTGCCGGCAAGCGTCATGGTGGCGGGAACCGAGAGATCGATGTTGCCGGGGCCGAGCGTGATGACGAACATCTGGCCGATGCCGACGATGACCGAAAAGGCTGCGAAGGTGAGGGCTGCCTGCGACAGGCCAAGCGTGCTGGCGCCGAGCGTCACCATGATCGTCAGGAACCAGACGATAAAGGCGGCAAGCCACGACCAGATCCAGGGTTTGCCGAATAGGCGAAGGAGCGGGGTCATCGGCGTTTCTCCCGCTTCTCCATGCGGTTCAGCATCAGGCGGAGTGCGAGCACGATGATCAGGATTGCGCCCTGAGCCCCGATCTGCCAGTCCGGCGAGATCCGCAGGAAGGACAGGAACGAACCGGCGAGCGTCAGCGTCAGCGCGCCGATGACGGCGCCGATCGGGGAGACGCGGCCGCCGATGAACTCGCCGCCGCCAAGGATCACGCCGGCGATTGACAGCAGCGTGTAGCGTAGCGCGATATTGGCATCGGCCGAGGTTGTCAGGCCGACGAGGGCAATGCCGGCGAGCACCGCGAAGAGGCCGGCAAGACCATAGGCGGCAGCGCGCGCGCCGACAATCGACCAGCCGGCACGCTCGACCGAGCGCTGGTTACCGCCGATGCCGCGCATCAGCACGCCGAGCGACGACCGCATGACGAGAAGATGGGCGACCAAGGCGATGACGATGCTGGCGACAATCGCCATCGGCGCCAGCGGCGGCTTGACGGTCATCAGCCAGCGCACCCAGTCCGGCGCCTGCCCACCCGGTGCCGGCAGCAGCAGCACGGCAAGGCCGCCCCAGACGAAGCTCATGCCGAGGGTCACGACAATGGACGGCAGGTTACGCAGATAGATGACGACGCCGAGCGCCGCATAGGTTGCGATCGCGCCGGCAAGGATCAGGACGCCGGTCACCGGGGCATCACGCAGAAAGGTCGCGGTGACGCAGGCGACGAAGCTGACGAAGGCCCCCATCGAGAGATCGAGATCGTTCACCGCCATCACGATCATCTGGGCGATCGTCGCAAGCGCGATCGGCACAGCCAAGTTGAACAACAGGTTGAGGCCGACATAGCTCATGGCGCGCGGCTGCAGCCAGAAGACGGCGGCGAGCAGCAACGTCAGCGACAGGGCAGGAATGGCAAGACGCATGGCGTCGGACGACAGCCGGAACGTCATGCGGCGACCCCTTCGAAGGAGGCGGCAATGATATTCGTCTCGTTGACGGCATTACCGACGAGTTCGGTCGTGATACGGCCTTCGCGAAAGACGTAGACGCGGTCGCAAAGGCGGACCTCGTCCATCTCCGTCGAGTACCAGATGAAGGTGCGGCCGCGCGCCGCCTCCTCGCGAATGATCGTATAGACCTCCTGCTTGGTGCCGACGTCAACGCCGCGCATCGGGTCGTCCATCAGCACGATCGGCGCGCGCGTCGCAAGCGCCCGGGCAAAGAGCACCTTCTGCTGGTTGCCG belongs to Rhizobium indicum and includes:
- a CDS encoding SMP-30/gluconolactonase/LRE family protein; its protein translation is MAEASIYEIHDPRFRQMIVTSAGLDELYSGCRWAEGPVWFNDANQLLWSDIPNQRMLRWTPESGVSVYRQPSNFTNGHTRDRQGRLISCEHGTRSVTRTEVDGSIIVLADRFEGARLNSPNDVVVKSDGTIWFTDPTYGIMSDYEGFRAEPEQQTRNVYRLDPTTGALAAVVTDFIQPNGLAFSPDETILYVADSAASHDESLPRHIRAFDVIDGIRLANSRVFCLIDNGIPDGIRTDVNGNLWSSAADGVHCFDPTGKLIGKIRVPQTVANLTFGGPQRNRLFIAATRSVYSVYVAVSGAQVP
- a CDS encoding ABC transporter permease gives rise to the protein MTFRLSSDAMRLAIPALSLTLLLAAVFWLQPRAMSYVGLNLLFNLAVPIALATIAQMIVMAVNDLDLSMGAFVSFVACVTATFLRDAPVTGVLILAGAIATYAALGVVIYLRNLPSIVVTLGMSFVWGGLAVLLLPAPGGQAPDWVRWLMTVKPPLAPMAIVASIVIALVAHLLVMRSSLGVLMRGIGGNQRSVERAGWSIVGARAAAYGLAGLFAVLAGIALVGLTTSADANIALRYTLLSIAGVILGGGEFIGGRVSPIGAVIGALTLTLAGSFLSFLRISPDWQIGAQGAILIIVLALRLMLNRMEKREKRR
- a CDS encoding ABC transporter permease — encoded protein: MTPLLRLFGKPWIWSWLAAFIVWFLTIMVTLGASTLGLSQAALTFAAFSVIVGIGQMFVITLGPGNIDLSVPATMTLAGTVALKLMNVENGMILPGLLVAIVIGLVVGLGNYALIKALRIPPIIATLSMSFIVQSAAIWTNRGLRIKPPSVLAEFTTSNTLGVPNVAIAALLVSLLAWFLLEKTIYGRWISAIGQSMPAARMAGIPVDGTRFVTYLFCAVLASVAGYLLACFSGGAALNMGSEYLLMSIAVVVIGGTAVAGGDSNVPGIWGASLFMFLVVSMLNTYGVGAGIRLIMTGLIIISVIMLAGGRRAGMR